A stretch of the Papaver somniferum cultivar HN1 chromosome 6, ASM357369v1, whole genome shotgun sequence genome encodes the following:
- the LOC113285921 gene encoding pathogenesis-related protein 1A-like — MGRFSHMKLGSSSVSIMSLLIIITMSLLSHTSQASPTPRYFKKALERHNLARAAVGVAPLKWSDRIAAYARRWADKRTADCRPLHSTGGYYGENLALGPWGGPFLVADAVNMWVGEKKYYDHETNSCHAPPGESCGHYMAVVCRRSTHIGCAKRICHDGGIFIICDYGPPGKLGEPPY; from the coding sequence ATGGGCAGGTTCTCTCATATGAAGCTTGGGTCATCATCAGTTTCTATTATGAGTCTCCTTATTATCATAACCATGTCCTTGTTAAGTCATACCTCTCAAGCCTCACCCACACCCAGATATTTTAAAAAGGCTTTAGAGAGGCACAATCTTGCTCGGGCTGCGGTAGGTGTTGCTCCCCTTAAATGGAGTGATAGGATTGCAGCTTATGCAAGAAGATGGGCTGATAAGAGAACAGCCGACTGCAGACCGCTCCACTCTACCGGAGGATATTACGGTGAGAATCTTGCATTGGGTCCTTGGGGAGGACCATTTCTTGTAGCAGATGCCGTAAATATGTGGGTGGGGGAGAAAAAATATTATGACCATGAAACCAACTCATGTCATGCGCCGCCGGGTGAATCTTGTGGGCATTACATGGCAGTCGTCTGCCGTAGGTCTACTCATATTGGTTGTGCTAAAAGGATTTGCCATGATGGTGGTATATTTATCATTTGCGACTATGGTCCTCCGGGCAAATTAGGTGAACCTCCGTATTAG
- the LOC113291147 gene encoding uncharacterized protein LOC113291147, whose translation MGKMLELRAAPTPEGSTPLTDAQICEKVLGVRSGYVKGLRHGYEKPSSYSIEYNAELGEALRRADEAEKRNKELEERVDEQNRTIQGLVTDTTDIRRMLLEMQGNLQSTHENHQNTP comes from the exons ATG GGTAAAATGCTTGAACTCCGAGCTGCGCCTACACCTGAAGGTTCAACACCCTTGACCGATGCTCAAATATGTGAGAAAGTGCTAGGTGTAAGATCTGGTTATGTCAAGGGTCTTCGTCACGGGTATGAAAAACCTAGCTCGTATAGCATTGAATATAATGCGGAGTTAGGCGAAGCTCTTAGGCGGGCAGATGAAGCAGAGAAGAGAAATAAGGAACTTGAAGAAAGAGTTGATGAGCAAAATCGCACTATACAAGGGCTGGTAACTGACACAACAGATATAAGAAGAATGTTGCTTGAAATGCAGGGAAACCTTCAAAGTACTCATGAAAACCATCAAAACACTCCTTGA
- the LOC113291148 gene encoding uncharacterized protein LOC113291148, producing the protein MSRGIKLSREKERRYLRKHPADSKIWQELDEKHKWFAKDSRNVRLGIASDGFIPSNDLNGKPHSIWPVIVVPYNLPPWRCMKEPLIFLTLLIPGPNSPRNDIEVYLRPLIDELKELWEIGVETFDAHSKEVFQLHVALLWTINDFPAYRNLSGWSTHGYLACAVCNKDTHSMWLKSGRKICYMGHRRFLPQNHAWRSRGKHLFDGKAEKKPKPKELSGDDVLLHLEVVEQQDFGKAPNTKKRKRYDFELNWTKRSTLMDIEKKTKDTIRSRADLERLGLKKELHLTKRGNKLIKPPASYTLSVPERKILCEWLKSVKFPDGYASNIARCVKEKDGKISGMKSHDCHVFLQRILPVALRGFLPKNISSALSELGVFFKELCSKTLRLEVLEKMEKDVSVLLCKLEQIFPPAFFDIMVHLIVHLPHEAILGGPVQYRWMYPIERYLRTLKQYVRNKARPEGSIAEAYINNECLTFFSMYLHGIETRFNREDQNHDGDSGQPVKGLSVFSNDARPLGAAKNVMLDLKDTSKARFCVLNNTKELLPYIEQHMEELEKEDPRNVDMRHERYFSKWFEERVNRLREENSPAVSDEIYSLAVGPHPRVVRYSGCITNAIRFHTRDREVNLRTQNSGVVVKGEHQSNFADFYGVLTDVLQLSYLYGNKVFIFRCDWWDTDNRRKNIVTDSHFTSLNFFQTWYKDDSFVLADQVQQVFYLKDLKLRGKWHVVQHVIPRNVYDVSEKDVGTQPNDDEAYQRDDHFTTENIVQDNFGSSSSCNKEVTNPTFNRNDVAAEEVDIDTVIDDLEGSENYIEEE; encoded by the exons ATGAGCCGAGGTATAAAGTTGTCGAGGGAAAAGGAAAGAAGATACCTCAGAAA GCATCCAGCAGATTCTAAAATTTGGCAAGAGCTCGACGAGAAGCATAagtggtttgcaaaagattcacGTAATGTCCGACTTGGAATTGCAAGCGATGGGTTTATTCCATCTAATGACCTCAATGGAAAACCACACAGTATTTGGCCTGTAATTGTCGTTCCGTATAATTTGCCACCATGGAGATGCATGAAAGAGCCATTAATATTTTTGACTCTACTTATACCAGGACCTAACAGTCCTCGAAATGATATCGAAGTTTATCTGAGGCCGCTGATAGATGAATTAAAAGAGTTATGGGAAATTGGTGTGGAGACTTTTGATGCACATTCAAAGGAAGTATTTCAGCTTCATGTTGCGTTGTTATGGACGATCAATGATTTTCCTGCGTATAGAAACTTATCTGGATGGAGTACTCATGGGTATCTAGCTTGTGCTGTTTGTAATAAAGATACACATTCAATGTGGTTGAAGAGTGGACGGAAGATATGTTACATGGGTCATCGTCGTTTTTTGcctcaaaatcatgcatggagaTCTAGGGGAaaacatttatttgatggaaaagcAGAAAAAAAGCCAAAGCCAAAGGAGTTGTCTGGAGATGATGTGTTATTACATCTAGAAGTCGTCGAGCAGCAAGATTTTGGGAAGGCGCCGAACACCAAAAAGAGGAAACGTTATGATTTTGAGTTAAATTGGACAAAAAGGA GCACGCTGATGGACAttgagaagaaaactaaagatACCATAAGATCTAGAGCAGACCTGGAAAGATTGGGTTTGAAGAAGGAGCTGCATCTAACTAAGAGAGGTAACAAGTTAATTAAGCCACCTGCATCTTATACTTTATCGGTTCCAGAGAGAAAAATATTATGCGAGTGGTTGAAGTCGGTGAAGTTTCCTGACGGCTATGCCTCAAACATTGCTCGGTGTGTGAAGGAAAAAGATGGTAAGATATCCGGAATGAAGAGCCATGATTGTCATGTATTTCTACAACGGATTCTTCCTGTTGCACTGCGTGGTTTCCTGCCGAAAAATATATCCAGTGCATTATCTGAGCTTGGTGTTTTCTTTAAGGAATTGTGTTCGAAAACACTAAGACTGGAAGTACTAGAGAAAATGGAAAAAGATGTTTCTGTACTGCTATGCAAGTTGGAGCAAATTTTTCCACCAGCATTTTTTGATATTATGGTTCACTTGATAGTTCACTTACCTCATGAAGCTATTCTTGGTGGACCCGTGCAATATCGTTGGATGTACCCAATTGAAAG GTATTTACGCACGCTAAAACAATATGTACGAAACAAGGCACGACCTGAAGGTTCCATTGCCGAGGCATACATCAACAACGAATGTCTTACTTTTTTCTCTATGTATCTACATGGAATTGAAACACGTTTCAACCGGGAAGATCAAAATCACGATGGTGACTCTGGACAACCGGTTAAGGGGCTGAGTGTTTTCTCAAATGATGCTCGACCGCTTGGAGCTGCTAAAAATGTGATGTTGGACTTGAAAGATACCAGCAAAGCTAGATTTTGTGTTCTGAACAATACTAAAGAGCTATTACCGTACATTGA ACAGCATatggaggaactagaaaaggaagACCCTCGTAATGTGGATATGAGACATGAAAGATATTTTTCTAAATGGTTTGAAGAACGG GTGAATCGGTTGCGAGAAGAGAATTCTCCTGCTGTTTCAGATGAAATATATTCACTAGCAGTTGGCCCTCATCCACGTGTAGTGCGATATAGTGGGTGTATCACTAATGCAATTCGATTTCATACAAGGGACCGAGAAGTAAACTTGCGAACACAGAATAGTGGTGTTGTAGTAAAGGGGGAGCACCAGTCTAACTTTGCTGATTTTTATGGTGTGTTAACAGATGTCTTACAGTTAAGTTACCTGTATGGaaataaagtttttattttcaGATGTGATTGGTGGGACACCGACAATAGAAGGAAGAATATTgtcacagatagccatttcacTAGTCTTAACTTCTTTCAAACATGGTACAAAGACGATTCTTTTGTTCTTGCTGACCAAGTGCAACAAGTTTTCTACCTTAAAGACCTTAAACTGCGTGGAAAATGGCATGTTGTTCAACATGTGATTCCTCGGAATGTCTATGATGTCTCAGAAAAAGATGTTGGGACACAACCAAATGATGACGAGGCATATCAGAGAGATGATCACTTCACAACAGAAAACATCGTCCAAGATAATTTTGGAAGTTCATCAAGTTGCAATAAGGAAGTTACTAATCCAACGTTTAATAGAAATGATGTCGCAGCCGAAGAAGTTGATATAGATACTGTTATTGATGATCTTGAAGGTTCTGAGAACTATATTGAAGAAGAATAA
- the LOC113285923 gene encoding pathogenesis-related protein PRB1-3-like yields the protein MKLGSSSISVLMSLLIITMLSLLIHTSQASPTPRDFLMTLRNHNLARAHVGVAPIVWNEKLAAYARDYADKRAADCNLVHSKGPYGENLAMGPLGGPFVVEDAVTMWVGEENDYNYASNSCRPRKGCGHYTQVIWRKSVHVGCARVICDNGGTFIICSYDPPGNIIGERPY from the coding sequence ATGAAGCTTGGATCATCATCAATTTCTGTACTTATGAGTCTCCTAATCATAACCATGTTGTCCTTGTTAATCCATACCTCTCAAGCCTCACCCACACCCAGAGACTTCTTAATGACTTTACGCAATCACAATCTTGCTCGGGCTCATGTTGGTGTGGCTCCCATTGTATGGAACGAAAAGCTTGCAGCTTATGCAAGAGATTACGCTGACAAGAGAGCAGCAGATTGCAATCTCGTACACTCTAAGGGACCGTACGGTGAGAATCTTGCGATGGGTCCTCTTGGTGGGCCATTCGTCGTAGAAGATGCCGTAACAATGTGGGTCGGAGAAGAAAATGATTATAACTATGCATCAAACTCATGCCGGCCGAGGAAAGGGTGTGGTCACTACACACAAGTCATCTGGCGTAAGTCTGTTCATGTAGGTTGTGCTAGAGTGATTTGCGACAATGGTGGTACTTTCATCATTTGTAGCTATGATCCTCCGGGAAACATAATAGGAGAACGTCCGTATTAG